In the Prochlorococcus marinus str. MIT 9312 genome, GGAGTAGTGAATTAGCTAAATTAACTGCGAACGCTTTTTTAGCTCAACGAATAAGTTCTATTAACTCCATAAGTGCTTTATGTGAAGCGACTGGAGCTGATATCAGAGAAGTTTCTAGAGCGATAGGATCTGATAGCAGAATTGGATCCAAATTTCTAGAATCTGGACCAGGTTTTGGTGGAAGTTGTTTCAAAAAAGATATATTAAATCTAGTATATTTATCGAACTACTTCGGACTACCTGAAGTTGCAAGATTTTGGGAGGAGGTTGTTAATATTAATATATGGAATCAACATAGAATATCACAGTTAGTTGTTAAGAAATTATTTGGAACTGTATCAGGCAAAAAAATATGTATTTTAGGTTTTGCATTTAAACCAAATACAAACGACACAAGAGAATCATCATCTATACAAATTTGTAAAGATTTGATTGAAGAAGGCGCAGAGCTTTTTATTCATGACCCTAAAGTTACCCCTAAACAAATATCAAAAGATTTAGGTATGGAACAATCTAAAAAGGATAAAATTTATAATGGAGAAGGTAGATGGTTTTTTATAGATGATATTGATTCTGAATTTGTAAATGCAGATGCTGTAGTAATCCTTACTGAATGGGATGATTATATGAAAATTAATTGGGCTTCCGCAGCATTTTTGATGAGAAAACCTGCCTGGATTTTTGACGTAAGATCGATAGTGAATCCAAAAGAAATAATTAAAAATGACTTTAATTTATGGAGGATAGGGGATGGAACTCTTTAAGAATTTGATATCAAAAAATTCTTGAATAATATATTTTTAAAGTTATGCAGAAGAAAATTATATAATTTTCTAAAAGTAAAATTTATTTAAGTGATTAAGAAAAAAGTTTTATTTAATTAAGATTATTACAGGGCAAGTTCGATGTTATCTTGCTTAATTATTATTGAATCAAGTATATGAAGTTCATGGGATCAGATAAGGAAAAGAAGTTTTAATACCTCAAGAATAGATTATTTATATCAGAATCCTCGAATTAAATAGAAGATTTATGCTTCATTATGGTGATTTAAGAAAGTACTAATTTAATTCACCTCATTAAAGAGGTTAAACCTAATATGATTTACAATTTGGAGCAAAAAGTCATTTAGCAGTTAGTTTTTTTTAAACGGTCTAGAAAAACCATATATTTGTTAAAAATTTAAACTTATTCACCTGATCAACTTTGAATCTTTAAAGTCAATTTTTAGAGGGTTTTCTATAGTAATCAGACTTAAAATAATCTTTATACCACTTTGCGAAAAGATGAATACCTTTATTAAAAGACGTACTTGGATGGTAATTTATCCATTCACTTAGTTTTGTTATATCGGCGAAGGTTGATTTAACATCGCCAGGTTGCATAGGTCTCATTTTTTTTATAGCACTAATACCTAATTCATCCTCTAATTTTTCAATAAAGCTCATGAGATTAATTGGATTATTACTTCCTACATTGAAAATCCTATGAGGAGCGAAAGAAGTTGATGGTTCTGGTCGATGGTCATAAAAGCTTTTATTTGAGATTGGTTTTTTCAAACAACATTTATAAATAGCCTCCACGATATCAGATATAAATGTAAAGTCTCTTGACATATCTCCATTATTAAAAACATTTATGGGTTTTCTATTTAAAATAGAATCCGCAAAAATCATTGGAGCCATATCTGGTCTTCCATAAGGTCCATAAACTGTAAAAAATCTTAAACCTGTTGAAGGAATTTTAAAAAGATGACTATAAGAATGTGCCAACATTTCATTAGATTTTTTTGTTGCTGCATATAAGCTCAAAGGATGATCTACACTATGATCTTCACTGTAAGGCATTATTATATTTCCACCATAGACAGAACTACTAGATGCATATATTAAATGTTCAACATTAAAGTTTCTACAACCTTCTAATATATTTAGGAAACCTAAAAGGTTACTTTCTAAATAAGTATCAGGATTTTCTAAGGAATACCTTACTCCCGCTTGGGCGGCCAAATTAACCACTAAATGGGGATTATATTTTTCAAAAATTTCATTTACTTTATTTTTATCCTTTAAATCTACTTTTAAAAAATGCCATAACCTATTTTCATCTTTTTGATTAAGAATTTCAATTCTTCTTTTTTTTAAGGCTGGATTGTAATAAGAGTTCAAATTATCGATACCGATGATATTTATTTCCCCTTCTTTTAACAATCTTTCGGCAAGAGCATAACCGATAAAACCTGCTGCGCCAGTAACAAGAATATTTTTACCTCTTAAATTCATAAGCATTAAATGTTTATTAATAGGTAATTTATAAATTCTTTTACTATAACTTAGAGTTAATAAAATAAAAATTTTTTTTAAAAAATTAATTTAAAAAAAATTAAAAATAT is a window encoding:
- a CDS encoding SDR family NAD(P)-dependent oxidoreductase, which encodes MLMNLRGKNILVTGAAGFIGYALAERLLKEGEINIIGIDNLNSYYNPALKKRRIEILNQKDENRLWHFLKVDLKDKNKVNEIFEKYNPHLVVNLAAQAGVRYSLENPDTYLESNLLGFLNILEGCRNFNVEHLIYASSSSVYGGNIIMPYSEDHSVDHPLSLYAATKKSNEMLAHSYSHLFKIPSTGLRFFTVYGPYGRPDMAPMIFADSILNRKPINVFNNGDMSRDFTFISDIVEAIYKCCLKKPISNKSFYDHRPEPSTSFAPHRIFNVGSNNPINLMSFIEKLEDELGISAIKKMRPMQPGDVKSTFADITKLSEWINYHPSTSFNKGIHLFAKWYKDYFKSDYYRKPSKN
- a CDS encoding nucleotide sugar dehydrogenase, with amino-acid sequence MTFEIKNICCIGAGYVGGPTMSVLADKCPEIQINVVDLNVSRIEEWNSDDLSKLPIYEPGLKEIVKRCRGKNLHFTSEVYENISIADMIFISVNTPTKTKGIGAGQASDTKWVEACARDVAKFAKGYTIVVEKSTLPVRTAEVIKTILEASESSKGRNNSEPVTFDVLSNPEFLAEGTAIKDLEFPDRVLIGGDNQKAINTLSAIYRKWVPSKKILHTNIWSSELAKLTANAFLAQRISSINSISALCEATGADIREVSRAIGSDSRIGSKFLESGPGFGGSCFKKDILNLVYLSNYFGLPEVARFWEEVVNINIWNQHRISQLVVKKLFGTVSGKKICILGFAFKPNTNDTRESSSIQICKDLIEEGAELFIHDPKVTPKQISKDLGMEQSKKDKIYNGEGRWFFIDDIDSEFVNADAVVILTEWDDYMKINWASAAFLMRKPAWIFDVRSIVNPKEIIKNDFNLWRIGDGTL